CGTTAACTCTTCATGTTAACGTTTGATGGCGAAGAACGTGCTCGTCATGACTACGTGAAAGTGTCACTCTCCCTTCACTTACGTAAGAGTGGATctttctttctttagtctttgatTACTAAATCCTTCCTCCTTAATTTATGTTCATTCCCCAATCAACCAGGTGGAGTTATAAAACACGATCAGTAAGTTCGGGGAGTCTTTTTCGTCATTCTTTTTGTGCTAAATTACGATTTAGGTTGTATACGAGTTTCCCCTTTAGATGTCAACATAACAACATCCAATAACATTGTCGGAAGGATGTATCCGAAGGAAACAGTTATCTGTAGTTGTTCGTGTTCTTTGTATATTTGTAGTCGTTCGTGTAGTCATGTGACTGGTTGTCAATAGGTTTGTTTTCATCGGAGGGTATTTTGGTAACTTAAAGATATTCTTTTCTTTGGTTCATTGCTTTTATAAgataaatccaaaaacaaaacgAATATTTTAAGTATCTTTATTAACCTATATTTTATTGTGATCCTCAGCTACTTTTCCCCCCGCCAACAACCAAGAACAAAAAGACCATCAGACCAAACTCTATATTTTATCCGGAATCCTCCTCATATATATAATCTCAGATACCAACCCCTAAAATCTCTCatccctttttcttcttcttttgtgacTCTAAGCAATTTGTTGAGTTGACTCCATGGCGTCAGTTCAGTTCAAATACAAGTTCGTTCTCCCGATCTTCCTCGTTGCTGCTTTTCTCATCTTACCTTCGATTCAAGCCAAACCTGTTAAATACTGCGGTAAAAATTTATCCGATTCTAATTGAGCAAATCCTGTTTACATGCTTTCATCATCTGATGTTGATTATTTGCAATATCctgttttattttgtttcttgTGATGGTTATGGAAGAAGTTTTCTACGATTAATTCTTTTAACTACGTCAGATTTTGTCTTCATCGTCCTTTTCTTGGTTTGAGACTCAGATTTGGTGAATTCTGAAAGTCAAAGTGTTTGATCTCGAATTCAATTGAGTTTTAGCTTCGATATGATTCTAAATTCTGTTTACCTAGTAGATGTTTCCACTTTCCGATTTTCAATTGATCTAATGCAtgtctaattttagggttttggtttactGAATGCAGATAAGACAGGCAACAACTATGCTGTTAAGATCAGTGGAGTGAAGATAAATCCAGAGCCAGTTGTTAGTGGCAAGCCTGCAACCTTCAACATTTATGCATCCACTGGTAATTTCTaaatttttagattttcttatatcttatattttgattttgatgggtAATTTGTGCCCAATGGTCAATTTTTTAAATATAAGTATCTCCGCAGTGTGAATCTCGTTTACTGATGTAACATATACTGTTTGGTATTGGAGTTTAACCCCCTAAGTATGTGTTAAACGTAGAATTACTTTAACCTGCGACACAAGTCAGACAACAGTGAGTTCAGTTGTGGGTTTTTTACTGTTGTATTGGTGATTCTAGCATCATTGGTTTTAAATATTGGTGGCTTGATATGGTAAAGGGCCGGAATGCAAGTCAGCCACGTGATTGCGGTTGCCCTAAATTGGGATTAACAGTTAAATATGTTGTTATCACCTTACCTGGTTCTTAAAACTTTTTGCTTGGTTGCACTTGATATTTTGGGCCAATGTTTTCTCCACTCCCAGCAAATCCATATTCTATTCCAAAGCGACCGACTCAGAGTTAGAAATTGAGCATTTGCTCATTTGAAGAGCCCTGTGAATTTAAGTTATCTCTATTTTAAGTTATTAACCCATTTTCCCCAATAGCCTTACCgtgtttatattttatttgttcaTCTACGAGCAGCTTTTTTTTAAGCACATGGGAACGCAAATTTGTTAAGGCTGTTCACACTTTACAAATCATGCATGATACTCCCCATTAACAAAATTATTGTCGTATTATGTAGAGCAAGAACTGCTTGGAGCAGAATTGGTGCTAGAGGTGCGATACTTTGGGGTCCATGTCCATAGTGAGAAACACGACCTATGTGAGGAGGCAGGTGGTTGCCCCATTAAAACGGGTGACTTTGTGATCTCTCACTCCCAGGAGTTGCCTGGATTCACTCCACCAGTAAGTAATCCTtgcttttatcttttcaaaatttAACAACTATCTGGACCATCTTTTGCTCTCTTTACAAGTTTTGGTGCCAATTTTATCTCCAGCTCCTTTAAGGGCATCAAGCGTGGCATGATATATTTAAAATCCATATGTGAAGTTTATCGACAGTGCCTTACTCTTATTCTCTAAGTGTGCTTTTTGTAATGCTATCTTGTTCATGCCATTTCAGTGTGCTTTTTGTAATGTTATCTTGTTCATGCCATTTCAAATGGAAGGAATGGTGGACATGAGGAGATTAAGAGTACTGATTTAAATTCTAGCAAGTCTAGGACCACAAAAAATTCGATTGACGGCATCTAGCATTTACTTTTTTAGTTTGTAGTTTTTGAACCTTATTTGTAGGTGGACAATAGTATGAAAAACAGAAAGCAACTCAAATTTCAAAATGCAGAACCTTAAACACTATTTGCCCTCTAAACATATCTGTTCGGTTACGGCTTCATTGACCACCGGCTTTTGGGTTTCTTTCATTCAAGCCTTTAGGTCACTACAGACAATATTCGTAAGCTTGTCTCTTTTCATAAGTTGTTAGTCTAGAGGAAGGATGATCCCTTTTAATAGTAAGAAAAGCTTTTCATAGTAACTCACTCTTATTTAATTAATTGATATGTACCATAACTCGGTTACTGGATCAAGCTATTAATGTAACTTAGGGCTACAAAGATTTTCTGCTCTTCCTCACGTTACACCCTTTCTGGCTCCATACGTTCAACCATCTAACTCAAACATGAATAGATGACCCTTAAACTTTGGATGTTTTAGTCGCAATTATAACCACATGGAAGTTTACGATTAGGCATATGCTCTGACTGTACAGTTTGTGGTTTTATATCACATAGAACATAGGACGCAAACTTAGTCTTAGTACTTCTGTGCTTTTCTTCAATCTTGTATGCTTTTCGGATGATTCTTGTTTTCTCAATAATTCTTTGTTATGTAGGGCCCATACAGCCTCCAGATGAAGATGAACAGTAAAGAGGGGCATCTGTTGACATGCATTAGCTTTAATTTCAGAATAGAGTTCCCATCTGTTGCTGATGCCTAGAAGACTTGCTTCTACAACCGTATATCCTGTGAAAATATCAATGTAAAGAATAATCTAGTTATGGTTCTGTAGCTTGTGTCAGCTCCAGCTTTCCATGCTGCTGCTAATACTATGAATACATCTTTCATGTTGTTTAGAATTTCTTGCATCATTGCAGTGAAAGGGGTGGATCTGTATGAAGTATTTTATTTGCCCAGTTTCAAAACTTAAAACATATTTTGCTGTCAGATTTATTCCTATTGGTAATGAAATATTTAGGTTAAAAGTAAATCTATAGAATAAATGGCATGGCGATCAGAACATTTTAGTGTGCGCCATATTTTATATTTCATATCTTCTTAGAAGTTCTGAAAAATTGTGATTGAAGTTCCTTCCTCAGACTGATTGAAGACTTTTTTGAGCCAATGCACCAGCGCAAGTTGCAAACATAGTTGCTCATACTCCtgccaaatacaccacaatgaCTGATGTTCATGTgcatgatttagattattatgtaaaaaaaaatatcaactcCCTGTACATTTATCCTGGAAAACATGCTTGCAGGTATTTCTTGGAGGCTCTATAATGTGGTTAACCTATGTCGGTACTTCTTGGAGGCTCTATACAAGTAACAGGTCACAGACTCACAGGTGTCCAACTACTCCAACTTTCTTTCAGCACCCACTCCTTAACTTTCACGCAAAACTGATGCCATCAGTAACTCCTCAAAGTCGATGCTCATACACAGAGAACGTAATGATTcaatccatagaatcagattcTTGAAGATCCCATGTGATagttcttattttttgtttttattaacatGTGATCATACCTTTTCCTGATAAAACCTTCTCTCCTCTTCTCGACGATATGGTCAAGCTGGTCAACTCTAAGTCAACCATAGTCAACCATTGATTTTGATCCACTTTCTTGATTCGATCAGATCTTTTTCTTGCAACCCACGGTTTTAATCTTCTCGATTTACCCTTTGTTGATTGATTTCTGGTCCAACTCTGATGTTTTTATATgtctcttcttttttattttacccTAATTTTCAATTTTCTATTTTCCTCTTTATATTTGCCAATCTGTGGTTCTAATTGGTTTGTCTTCCTTTTAATGGCAGTTTAATCTCCTACCTGCTTGTTGCCACGCATTGATGTTGCAGTTATGTCCCATCACATCTTGAGGTATAATCATAGTTGGCGTTTCCAAGTTGGCATATTCAAAGTTGGCTTCTTATTGCAGTGGTGCTTCTGATTTTCAGCCTTATCGATTTCACTCAATCTTATCTAACCTGGGTTATTATAATGGTTCTCCTGCTTCACTATTAAGGAAAAAGTGTTCTTGCTGAAAAAAGTGTTCTTGCTGTTATCTTTTCTTGGTCAGGAGCTTGGTGTCTACAAAAATGTATTTGACACATCCTACAAATTTTCATCCATACTTATCTACCATGCTTATCTATCTAAGAAGTTAACACATCCTACAAATTTTCCTTATAAATACTACCTCAAACAATTTCAGTTTTTTTATATCCTTCTCTGTTATTACATCATCTTTCTTTTCTTCACCCTTATGGCTAGAGCATCGATGAATAACATTTCAGAACAGCTGCAGTGAGTTTCAATCAGTGAAGAACCTATTAGAAGAAGGGTTGTTATGCACTCGAATACTGCAATCCTAAATGGAATTCGAGATTGGAGGTATTGTCTTGCTGGTAAACTTTATGCCCCTGGTGTCATGATATGGCAAGATGCTGAACGAGCTGCCAGATTCATTTGGCCTCATCTGAGGAGGCACAATCAATGGTTGGTTCAGGTGCGTAGTTTGGAACCTAATGTTTTTGTTATAAAATTCCAAGTTAGTGATGATAAAGAAGCTATTTTATTTGGTGGGGCTTGGAATTTTGATGGTTATTTGATAGTCTTAAAAGATTGGAATTTAACAATGGACTATCATCTCTTAGATTTCTCGGTTTCTCCTTACTGGCTTGAATATAAATACCTCTTACCTGAATTTACTTATGCTGATATTTTGCGAATGCTTGGTAATATCGTTGGACAAGTTAGACTGGTTGAGCCTGATGGTGTTAGTCCTCCTACTTCCTCAAAATATAG
This portion of the Papaver somniferum cultivar HN1 chromosome 11, ASM357369v1, whole genome shotgun sequence genome encodes:
- the LOC113323702 gene encoding putative phosphatidylglycerol/phosphatidylinositol transfer protein DDB_G0282179 — its product is MASVQFKYKFVLPIFLVAAFLILPSIQAKPVKYCDKTGNNYAVKISGVKINPEPVVSGKPATFNIYASTEQELLGAELVLEVRYFGVHVHSEKHDLCEEAGGCPIKTGDFVISHSQELPGFTPPGPYSLQMKMNSKEGHLLTCISFNFRIEFPSVADA